Below is a genomic region from Drosophila albomicans strain 15112-1751.03 chromosome 2R, ASM965048v2, whole genome shotgun sequence.
GAGCTTGCGGCACGCTTCGTCTcgatatgaaataatttttgctttcacttttaatgaatagctgttgttgtttttgcttttgtttttgttcgtGCAGCGCGCTCCCCCATgcttgtgtatatatatttatttttttttataaataccGATCGATCGGCACAACGGACACGTGCAACATGCCAAGCCGCATGccacaaatacattttacagTGCCTGCAAATATTCAACACACTTTACTGGACCAGctcttttatatataatatagtttaGTGTGCCACTTTGAGTGCTTACTCTGGCGTCAGATTTCATACTGGTCATAGTCGAAGCTTTATGGACTGTTAGGGCTTTTCAGTTTAGAGTTCccaagaaatattttaacagcGCGCTGGGAATAAACACCCCAGCGAGTggttcattaaaaataaatatgaaaaagggCGTGAAAAATCTCACGTATGAGCTCACTTTGCGAGCGTAATCATTTAACATGCATATTAAATGTTCTGAGAGTACATTCATGGCCTACgcgaaacttttaattaaaaattataaagaacaAAAGACTAGAATGggaaaacaaaagacttaagcGACGAACTTGATTTGAATCTCAGTGCGTTAATAATCGCAATCTCAGTGTGGGACGTTCATAAGCCAGTTTAAGCAGCACTCATGACATATTTGGCTATTGATGCAGTCAGACTTCGACTTCTACTCCAACTTCAACGATTCGGAGCAGGAAATGTTTGCCAATTTTCTACAGCAAAACGATCAAATGATTGATGAGTTTGTCTGTGCAAAttgacgcaatttgtccagaGACATCACTTGGCACGCCTTTCACATCGTAAaaacattttgccatttggtAGCAAATGCCATTTGCAAACACTAAAAACGAGCACATACCGAATCTATTGTCATTACTTGTCAATTGGGTCACAATTCTAAGGCAATGATTATTGTCgagtcgcacacacacacacacacacatacaagggAAAGCTATCtaacaataatataaagtGGCACTCGTTTCTGCCCAATTAATGCTACAAATTTATCATTTAGTTTATGTACGAAAGTGTGGAAGTACACTTGAAAAATGAGGTAAAGAAAATACTTTCGGAAAAAGGTATTTAGAATTCCCTCAGTTATTTGCAGTTATGCTGAAGGTGAATAAAAACGAGTTGAGTTAATAAACGGAAAGAATAATAAACGAGTGAAAGAGAGtaaaaaaagcaagaaaaaaatggTTTAACTATTTAGACAAGTTCTCACTTTCAACCTGTGCTACAATATTAGAAGTACACTCCTTTTTTTGAGTGAGTGTTGAGTTCATTAACGGAAGGAATAGTaagaaagagagcaaagaaAGAGGGTGAATGAGTAAAGGCAAAATtgttcaaatatttcttattttcaatataatttgctCTGTTCAAAGCTCTCGTCTTTTTGGCATTACTTGTTTCCTTCAATTCAAGCTTCCATTTGACATGCGTCTTATAAAGAATATCATCACTTATTTGGAACTATGATTGATTTTATAAGCAGTCAGATTAATTAGGAATAgagtaaagaaatatattgaatgtgTGAAGAAAACATTCCTTAAATGTTTAGACAACTTCTCAGTTTCAACCTCCATCACAACTCTAAAAGTTCTCTTCTTATTTTGCCATTAATTTTCGCTGAAACTCGCAGCGTAGTTTCTTAGAATTTGAGATTAAATTTGTCAAACGATTTAGTCACACAAACTAAATTTATACACATGTCACAGTTTAACAATTGTTTCACGCTTCCAACCTCAGCTTTACGTAAGCGCTTACTCATGCATTggattataattataaagtaGACGACAACTTTTAacttgttaattaaatgtctTTCCATTTAGCACGGCGAGAGCATGGAACGGGATTGCGATGAGCGTTGCACCTGCAACCGTGGCGAATGGATCTGTGAGCCACGTTGCAAAGGTGCCACCTATCCACGAGGCAGTCAACGCACTATGGCTAATCCTCATTGCCACGAGCGCATCGTGGAGGAGGACGAATGCTGTAGGACGATGGAATGCGATGAGCCACCGATGCTGGCTCCGATTGTGACCGCTTCGGACATTAACCAGACAGCTGTTGAGCAGAACGAAGGTGAGAGAAagttgcatttctttttggctAGCTTAGCCACTCAATGTCGTAGTTGTCCACATTTGTTTGTAGTCTTTGGTACATGCTTTAATCTCATGTGTTTTCTGTGCATTCCATAATCATCACACAAACCACAAACTCACTCATTTGTACATACATTGCCACTGCTCAGAGAGCACGCCCAAGCCACGAAATGATTGCCACTATCAAGGCGGCGTCTACAAGTTCCGTGAACGCAAAGAGATTGGCTGCGAGCAGATTTGCCACTGCGACGAAGGCGGCATCATGAACTGTCGGCCACGTTGTCCCGAGCGCAATCACACGCGTGCCGacaagtgtgtgtatgtcaaGGATCCCAAGGATGTGTGCTGTCAGTTAGAACTCTGTGATGTCACGCTTGATGATCACGAACAGCAGCCGCCACTTGCCCCACTGCTCCAGGCTGGTCCCAACAGCATTGGCGAGGAACAGGATCAGGAGCAGGAACAGGAACGTGAACAGGAGCGCAGCTATGGCCTCGATCAGCAGGCACGTGATGCAGGCGGTGCCACGCCCAGCTGTGAGTTCAAGGGCGAACAGTATGAGCTGGGACAGCAGTTCCGAGATGGCTGCGATCAGTTGTGCATTTGCAATGAGCAGGGCGTGCACTGTGCCAAGGTCGAGTGTCCCTCCACCTTTGGCCTCGATGTGCTCAACCCGCATTGCATACGCTGGGAACCGGTGCCGGCGGACTTTAAGCCAGTGGCCCCACATTGCTGTCCGGAGAGCATGCGCTGTGTGGACAACGGCACCTGCACCTATCAAGGCATGCAATTTGACAACTGGCAACAAATACCTGTCAATCTAACGGGTGAGTGTTTGTTATAGTATGTAAAGTAATCAATATTAATAAGTTCCTCTCTTTACTTCAGGCTGCGAACAACATTGTTACTGCGAGAGCGGCAAGGTCGAGTGTCGTCCCACTTGTCCACCAGTCTTGGCGCTGCCACCTTCCGATCTGCCCTGCCCCTTGGAACAGGCGCGTTTGGTGAACATGCCACAGGACGATTGCTGCAAGCATTGGGACTGTGTTTCACTTACTCCCGATCTTCAAGCTCACCCCATCGATGATCCCCGACAACCTTATCCAATTGCTCCACAACCCAATGGTGAGTGACTTAACTTCCAGCATTCCTTATTTCACTGCTGCATGATCAAGTCAGCGTTTCATTTGAATGCATAACCATTGGCAAAATCTATTCGAAAACTTACTCCATTGATGAgtgcattcattcattcaattcgTTCGCATTTCTCGCATGTTTTCAAAgcatttttgatttcataCTTTGTAAATTTTTGAGCTTTTTCTACTTAACTTGCCtactctctatctttctctttttctctctctctctctctctttctctctctcacttgtgactctcacttttgtttttatacatattttatgaccctgattttattttgctttattatttatttattttcaaacgCTCATCTAAAACAATAATTCACGCTATGCATtgtaaataatcaaaaaaaaaaaaaccattcaACATGCAACCGCTAtcagaaacaacagcaacaacttcgacagcgacagcaacaagcatgacaacaacaaccacaacaacaacaacaacttctaCTAGCAAACCTTTGGAACTTGACTATGAGAAGAAGCCCACGTTGGGCGCCTTTTATCCCACGCTAGACGGCAAGCCGCCCAAATCGAGTCCTGGACTCTTTGACAAACACGAGAAGCCGCACAAGAaggcacagcaacaacaccaacaacagcaacagcaacagaatgACATCAAGTACGATGTGCATGAGGATCAGCAAGAGGATGATGTCAACAATGGTCCACCATTGCCACCAGGCGGTGGCTTTGTGCCACTGCAGCTGGGCGGCCACTACAACGactatcagcagcagcagcaacaccagcaacatcTCGGTCCTTATGGCTTCTACAATCCCGCCAAGCCGGCATACGATGCTTACAATCCCTACGAACCTTACGACATTAATCCCAATGGCATTCCACAAGGCAAACCGCCACCAGCACCCACTAGTCAATCGGATTTGTTCAACATTCTGGGTGCCGAGCACCCAGGACATCCTGGACATCCAGCGTCGCAGGCAGCTGGCCAAAAAGAGAATCACAATCTGCCACCGCATGTGAGAATCGAGCAGATACTGCAGCATTTGCAACAGAGCGTgccagctggagcagcagcagcgggaccacagcaacaacagcagcagcaacaacagagacCTGGACCACCGCATTATGTACCCATTGTGCACAGTGGcgtgccaccgccgccgcctccacATGGCATTGCCATAGTTGATGGCCAGCCGGTGACCTACGAGAGTTATCCATTGATACCTGGACTGGGCGTGCCACCACCACTGCATcatgcacagcagcaacagcaactacaacagcagcaacaactgcaacaccaacagcagcttcAGCAACTACAGCAGCCACCACAGCGTGAAACTCCGCAGCAACAGGCAACCATTATACCCAGCTCCAGCACCAGCTCGGGGCTCTCCACGCAAGCCAGCGAGCATAGCCTGCATCATAGCCAGGGCGCGGAGAAGCGACCAACCCAGCAGCAAGCAGGTTCAGATCTCACTCAAAACCTTCGTAGCTTAGCTTAGAGAAACACTTTCaacttctctctctatctcaatCTCAGTTTATTTCGCTCATGCCGTGTGGACACtgatatactgaaaaatacacacaacGACAGGGTTTTTACTGTACTAACTGTGACCACAACAACTTACACACACCACCaacacagccacagcaacctACCCAcacctatacacacacacattcatgcACATGCACCTATCATTGTTTGCGCTTTTTAGAAACAGCTTCAACTAAAACTTCCTCTTAGAATATATTTCAAGTACAACtcaatttatgttaatttccTCCTTTCACAGGCTTGAACAATCTACAGTCGGACATCGAGGTGCACAGCTTGGACGCCATCGATCCACACACCATTCGCATGGTCTTCACTGTGCCCATGGTCTATGTGAATCTTCATGGACGCGTCGAGCTGCATTATACCAACAAACCCAGCAATGATACACGCACCTGGGAGCTGCAAACTTTTGCTCCACCCGAAGATCTGATTGCCACTTCACAAATGGAATTCGATTTGTCCAATCTGGAAGCGAATACGTTGTACAAAGTCAAggtgacgctgctgctgcgcgaTCTCAATTCGCAGGCAACGAGCAGCATTTACACAGTCAAGATGCCAGCGGAACGCACGATTACGCCGCCACCACAAATCTCTGACTACAGACCCGATTTCCAGGACATATTCAAGACTGTCGATGATCCTGAGTTGAATGTCATTGAGACAAATGCCTCTTGGCTGCAACTCACCTGGAAGAAGTTGAGCGATGAGCAAATGGAATATGTGGATGGCGTCCAATTGCGTTACAAGGAACTCACGGGCATGATTTACTCTTCTTCACCGCTGATACATCGCACACTCACCAGCTACACCATACAGAATCTGCAACCGGATACAGGCTACGAGATTGGCTTGTATTACATTCCATTTGCTGGTCATGGCGCCGAATTACGCGCTGGACACATGATCAAGGTGCGCACAGCGCCCAAGGTTGATGTCTATGGCTTCGATGTGAACGTGAATGTCACCAAGGTGAAGTCACAGAGTGTGGAGATCTCCTGGAATGGTGTGCCATATCCAGAGGACAAGTTTGTGCACATCTATCGTGCTATCTACCAGAGCGATTTGGGCAAGGAGGATTCGAGTGTCTTCAAGGTGGCCAAACGGGACAGCACAACGGGCACGTTAATTATGGATCTGAAACCGGGCACCAAGTATCGTCTGTGGCTGGAGATGTATCTGACCAATGGCAATACCAAGAAGAGCAATGTGGTTAACTTCATTACGAAACCAGGTGGTCCAGCGACGCCAGGCAAGACGGGTAAGTTGATtaagtttcatttttatagcTTCATTCCTTACGTTGAATTGTTGCCATTTCAAGTCTTGCGATTTTTTGAAAGGATTTACTTAAGTTTTAAGAATCTGGGTATACCAAGATTTCCTCTTCTCcattcttaataaatttaatttctatcCATGCTAATCTGTGCTTTTTATGCTAGGCAAACTCCTCACCGCTGGCGTCTCTGAGCAACCAGTTGGCGATTATTATGGTCCCCTTGTGGTTGTGTCTGTGATTGCCGCCTTGGCGATAATGTCCACACTGGCCTTGCTGCTCATCATCACCAGAAGGCGTGTGCATCAGACGGCATCCATCACACCACCGCGTAAAAGCGATGCGGCCTACGACAATCCCTCGTATAAAGTGGAGATACAACAGGAGACAATGAGTTAGTAAACAATTGTAAAAATccttatgaaatatattttaattaatccATTTTTAAACTACTTGCAGATCTGTAACGGCCCGAACTGATGGGTAGCTTACTCAAAACTCCCAAACTAGCTTAGAGCAACGTttcttgtaaatatttaaaaaacaaaactcagtGTCAGTAAAAGTTATGAAAAGAATATATGGATTTTCCATTCCCCGGCGCAGGATTCTGATAAATATCCaaactttaaaaaagaaaatcaaaaaggTCGCCATGTTGTATGTAATGATTAAGGAattcttaaaacaaaacaaaaaaaaaagttgaactAAATAGTAATTGTTTCTTTGACCCCCCGTTAAACAATTGTAACTTGTGTAAATAGAGAGATAGAAGAGACAACTGAATATAAAGTCCAAGTAACTTCCAATTGGCCTCGCCAGGGGAATTCTTCTAGCGATTtctacaaaaaacaaatgcatagTTAGTTTAACTTGTAAATTTTAGctttacacatacatatacatatatacataccatttaatttaagaacgaACAACAGCAGTTCTTCAATTAACAgtccataaatatttaaattagcttGTAATCGTACAGAGATATGCAATcttatgaataaataaaatattaaacaaattgtttgcttattttctttttcgtttgtATTTAGGTACTTCAAAAAAGGTATTACTCACTACAATAAATcacaaacataaatttgttgtcattCCCAAGGCACAAGATTGACTGTTGTGCTTTCTAGAAACGTTGATAAATGTTTTAACTAAtatcattaaaaaacaaaactctgGAATCGAGCCAAGAGATTCACGTAGTTTTTAACACTCCACTTTAAGATCAGTTAACTGGATCTTTCATCTTTAATAACATGTTACTCAAATCTTACTAAGCATGAACTTTGcgtatatttttacttttcccAAACAGTTCTCGAAGTGTATTTAGCCAAGGCTATTGATCCACACACCATTCGCATAGGCGTCATCGTTCCCAACAATGTTGTGCAGCAATTTGGACGTCTATTGATGATGTACACCAAAGAAACCAGCAAAGATATCACAACTTGGGATTCTCAATTATTTGCACCACCCAATGATCGTATTGCAACCCGTAAATTAGAATTTGATTTATCTGATATGCAGCCGAATTCATTGTATAAGGTTCAACTTAAGCTCATTCTTCGGGATTTAAATTTGGAGCCGACTAGCAAAATTATATTGATTAGATTGCCAGTCGAAGTCTAAAAAATCGGATAAAGATCTTTACCTGCTGTcttcacatatttttataatccgaatattgttattatactttttttgtaAAGTGGTGtcggtatttttttgttattatcaaATGTAACCATAGAAAATgcattgtaaaatattaagaaaaaatatatatttttgtttggcctTGATTTCTATGACATTTATACAACTTTAACTGGTAAATTGTAGATGACTTTGCCTCCGTTTCGTTTACGCGTAGTtatcttttatataatttattatttcagtttgcttgcagcaccaacaacatatatattatataaatatatatactcgtatattatttatatatataatatatatgcttgtatatacaaaatgcacaactagattaatttttttttcggtttgaagaattcaaaattcaaatttcatacACTAATGCCACGCTAAATGCtaaaattcttaattatttgttttttagaatgaacaaaatagttttaaagagcaaaaaaagtgggaaaaaatatatgcaaatattctTTCGCATTTGGCATgaacaatttgtttgtgtgttttcttgctttaaaattcttgtacattatttaattatttaaatagatttccatttgtttcattgttttttttgtagttttctttaaaaatttataattttcgttttgtgttttcgtttttgttatcgtttctgtatttttttctttttatatttttgcataaaagtAATCACTGTTTAGCCTCCGTTCTTTGACATTAagtttgttggttggttgattGGTTTTTTTAGGCATGGCAGGACAGACAACAATGGACAACATTTTGGCATCAGGCTGCTGTGTGGTGTCTTCTCTATTTGGTGCTCGTACTAGCACTGGCACTTATGCTGGCCGAGGCGGCTGCCTCGCTGTTGCTGGTGCACTGCTCGATGACGCTATTGCCCTCAGCATCGCTGGTGGTGGTCGTCGATGAATTGctaccatcatcatcatcatcgtcgtcgtcatcgtcatcatcaacCTCCGACTGCTCTTCTTCGCCATCGTCAACGTCGCCTTCGTCCTCTTCATCAACAGCATAGACATCGTTCTCAATGAGACGCAAATCCATGCTGTCGAAGGAATCTGTTATAACACTGTCATCATCGGTCGTTGTCTCATCGTCTTGGCCGGACGTATCGTTATCCAAATCGCCTTCATCGTCACCCTGGTGGCTTTGCTGTTGTGACGGCGATTCACTGCCACTGCCCGCATCGATGTGCATCTCCTGCATTAGCTCCTTGATCAGTTCAGTCTCTATTTCGATAACACCCAGATCCAAATGTCGTTTATTCACATCCATCAACACGTTCTTCACATTCCGTGCCAGCAGATGCAGATGCTCATCGCTGCAGACCTTTGCATTACTCATGTAGCGTATATAATCCTCCAGATAGTAGGAATTGAAGCTATCACGGCATGGCTCGCCATTGGCAAATTGCTGATGGGTCAGCAGCAGTTGATTGATCAACCAGTTGCGACCACCCTTTAGCACTTCGATGGCATCCTTGACACACTGACGTCCCAGCTCAAAATTGCGATACAACGGATAAGTGATAACGCGTCGCAGAAACGCTACCAGCACATCACGATAATTGTCGAACTGCTCGAAGTAACAGAAGAGTGGGCACAATATGCTTCGTGTCCAGCCTGACTCGCAGGTTGGATCGTTGTTGGTAGTGCGCACATCATAGCATATGGCCAACACAATGCTGATAAGGCCACAATCAATCTCGTTTTGCACCTGGCGTTCCCGTTGACTGGACTGTGTTTCTGGTGTTGAGGGCAGACGACTGCAGAGATTGTGCAGCAAATGCGCCTGCTCCTGTGTCATGGAAGTTTCGTGAATTTTCGGCTTATAGCGTAATGGATTCTGATGACCAGCTGGCACCTGCAGTTCcacaaaattcattttgtacTGATCGCGCGAAAAGCGCTTCATCTCGTCGATCACACGCTCCAGGCGTCGCTGCAACGGACTTGTTTGTTGCGGCTCTGGCACACGGCAAGTTGACTTATCCAGCTGTATTAGAGAAATGTGTTTAATCTATTGCGTCATCGACAGATAAGCGGCAATGCAATGCACTATGCATTACTCACCTCGCTGGTTTGCAGCGGACCGTTGTATTGACTGGCAAAGCCGTAGCAAAAATGGCTGCTCAGCTTGTAGCTGGTCTCATCGCCATCCAACTGCAATTGGCACTGTTCGGTGATGCGCTTCAGTTTCCACTCGTGCACCAGCGGCTCCTTGTCCTGCAGGGTGTCCGCCAGTTTGGGCAGATTAAGGAATGCCGCAATGTATTCCTTGCGCGCCGTCTTTGGTTTCGGCACAACGCCGCcaccgctgctgttgccagctGCCGCATTGTTGCCGCCGCTGCCCACAATGGCGACGGGCGGCAGGCAGCGCAAATGCAACTGGTAGCAATTCTCACTCGTATCGTATTTGATGAAAACAGTTTTCAGTCCCCTCAAGTCGAAAGTGCGTCGACTGTGAAATCTGAATCAAGAGAGCAGATCGATTGATCGTATCGCGTATCGTATAAAGCGCCGAATCACATGACTCACCTATATAACTTGACATTTGCGTAGAAGTACAAATCATTGTCGCCAATAAATATATCGACGTTCCTTATGCGATCCAAATTCACATGTATTGTCGCAGCACCCACCGTTCCCTTCTCCCCTATCGACCCTCCTACGACCGTAGAACAAGCATCCGCTGGCTCATGCGATGGCGTTGGCGTGGGCTTTGGTTTTTCCTTGGCATGTGGATGTGGTATCACTACGCTGCATGTGTTGCCCACAAAACTGTGTGTAATCTGTCCATTCaacatgttttaattttataaagcCACTACTGCTTTTcaagtataaacaaaaaaaaaagaattttagaGCAGCACGATTATCGCCGATAGATTGTGGCGGACGGtcgataaataaaattgaaacaacTCTGTTACGCCTCGACTGGCATTGTTTGCCAGCACTACTACATGCGTGAACCATGTCTCATAGATGGCGCTTTAAGGTTTTTGGCGCCAAtcgtaaattgaaattgtggtACTGTGTGCAAATTATAAGAAATGAATTGGTAAAGAAGAAATAACCTTAAGGTATTGAGAAAATCTTTTTGTTCTATTGTGCTATAAATCAGCGAGCAGATGCTGCATCTCAACTTGATTGCAACGACAACGGTACGTAAATTCCAAAATGCCAAGCcccgaaaaaaatataaatttacaacTGCTCATAGCAAGAAGCACAACTTGTGCTGAGCATGCTATTGCCATCTCTGTCGCACGCGCGTGTTTTCATGCTTTCTTTAGCAGCAGccgcgacagcagcaacaacaatagcagtcAACCAGCCCGCAAGCAAGTTCGTCAGCGTGATTTgcttttctgttgttgttgtggctgcggctgctgctgctgctttttttttcttcgtttctGGCTCGTTTCATGTTGACCCACTTTTCGTGGCAATACGTGCGATGTCgacgtcgcagcagcagccacagcagcgcGACAGCGTCTTGCACAGTGGTCCGCAGTTACGGTGAAagctttgctttgctattTGGCAGCCTTTGTTGGGTTATGTTGTGTGCTCTGGTCACAGTGTGCGGCGCAAAAAGTCATAAACTGAATTGCCAACAGGTTATACTAGCAACGACTGTGCGCGCTGAGCTTGTGGCTGCaatgctgtcgctgttgctgtcgcagtCGTAGTCGCAGTCACTGTCAACGccgccgtcgcagtcgctggGAGTAGTAAAAAGGGCCATGACAGTGACACTTTGAAGTTTGAGGTTAAATTGTCaatgttgttggttgtttggctgtttggttgcttttggttttgggtCTTTTGGTTGCTTGCTCTTTAATATTTTCGACATATTTCGTGCCGAGCATTTTTGCTTGTTTCATGCTCGATGCagtcattgttgctgttgtcgttgttgttgtcgttccAGTTGCATGTAAATTCAAAAGACTTGAACAACAAACTTGCATTGACAGTGCATTTTTGTTCGAGCCGCCGCGTGGCACAAATTTTGATCAGCGCACGCACAAAAATGCTCACAtgcttttatttagtttattaattattatttttatttcttctatacctatacatttacacacacacacactcacatttgaaaagtgaaatttcaAAGTagaacaagcaacaacaacaactgccgcAACACGTACAACTGGCCATGCCACGCAACTTGCCGCGAGGTTCCAATAAAAATGAGGTCACTTGTCGCTGACCAACAGCGCCACCATGTGGCCCCTCCTCTTCTCCcactcctccctctctctctctctctcgttgttGCTTGCCATTATTGAATAGATCCCGCACCAGagcttgttgtcgttgttgttgttgttgttgctgtggttgtgcGATGTCTGCCTTCAGAATGTTGCAttataagtaaattaattgcagTCGCGACGCGTCGTTAACCGTTTTGTTGGCCAGTTTTAGGCCATCGTGTGTGCCATTAAAATGCACCACGAACttgacaaagaaaaaaaaaaaaacaaatggaagTACTGAATTGGAAATACTGCgaaaacatatattaaaaatgctaaagacttgaaaatgtatttaatattaagcCGAAAAGCAATTCACagttaaatattgtaaaatgaTGCTAGCTTCaactgtttaaatttaataagaatataaaatacatctggaaatggaaatagaaaattggaaatgctaaaaaaatactaaaaatgctaAAGACTTGCAAATGTCTTTAATATTAAACCGAAAAGTAATTAACAGTTAACTATTGTAAAATTATGctactttcatttatttatatgcgagtagcttaaattaaatatataaataaatctgtgTACGttacaaatgaaaatagtaaatgggaaaaactaaaaatgctAGACCtggaaatgtattttatattaaataaaaaagcaattaGCAGTTACTGCAAAAGTCTGATAGTTTTATTGATTTAGATCAGATTAGCTTAAATGAAATCTACTaagaatacataataaatcATAGTCTGCTACAGATGGAAGTACTAAGATAAtggaaatactaaaaaaatactaaaaatgctaATCACTTgcgtatatatttaatttaaaaccaaGTAGCAAATAACAATTAGcaattattgcaaaattatgctggttttattgatttaaatgaaatgtaataagaatacataataaatcTGTGTCTGTTGTTACATTCGCTCTAGAAAAGAACAAAGTTAATCATAGTTTTGAATCAAGTCTAATTGCTTATTTCATAAGCTTACCGTTGTGCactgtttgcttttgcagttAATTAAACTTGAAGTCGAACTCGCTGTTTGGAGTTTGGAGTAGTAAAAACtgtgttaaaaatattaaattaatatatatgtaattatagCCATGAT
It encodes:
- the LOC117575261 gene encoding protein SHQ1 homolog, whose protein sequence is MLNGQITHSFVGNTCSVVIPHPHAKEKPKPTPTPSHEPADACSTVVGGSIGEKGTVGAATIHVNLDRIRNVDIFIGDNDLYFYANVKLYRFHSRRTFDLRGLKTVFIKYDTSENCYQLHLRCLPPVAIVGSGGNNAAAGNSSGGGVVPKPKTARKEYIAAFLNLPKLADTLQDKEPLVHEWKLKRITEQCQLQLDGDETSYKLSSHFCYGFASQYNGPLQTSELDKSTCRVPEPQQTSPLQRRLERVIDEMKRFSRDQYKMNFVELQVPAGHQNPLRYKPKIHETSMTQEQAHLLHNLCSRLPSTPETQSSQRERQVQNEIDCGLISIVLAICYDVRTTNNDPTCESGWTRSILCPLFCYFEQFDNYRDVLVAFLRRVITYPLYRNFELGRQCVKDAIEVLKGGRNWLINQLLLTHQQFANGEPCRDSFNSYYLEDYIRYMSNAKVCSDEHLHLLARNVKNVLMDVNKRHLDLGVIEIETELIKELMQEMHIDAGSGSESPSQQQSHQGDDEGDLDNDTSGQDDETTTDDDSVITDSFDSMDLRLIENDVYAVDEEDEGDVDDGEEEQSEVDDDDDDDDDDDDGSNSSTTTTSDAEGNSVIEQCTSNSEAAASASISASASTSTK